From the Anguilla anguilla isolate fAngAng1 chromosome 8, fAngAng1.pri, whole genome shotgun sequence genome, one window contains:
- the ccdc13 gene encoding coiled-coil domain-containing protein 13 isoform X3 produces the protein MIRMDNDDDGLENLRLQFQALQAQQEKRLQKRMEKKREKETTSEQDDLKLAELDGNTADGLSKRLLLDENEQLQDQVRELRDENSRLCKLLKEKDFEIQRLKKKMEEDKQALAGTAGMTGDVAATKIVQLAKKNRELATEIEREKNKVKQTSNRVRELEKELQGAISLHLTPEEKMTSNPLHSRSTEGFTPYNSEVKALQDKLASANFKMTEYRNQIQAVKQELKIAQKVLTNEVGEDVSIQQLLSSPGNWRGRSQQILALQNRVRELEQQLGQATHRKQPSVLSLEDEMMGRNLPQQDRNISHLRAMERDRKDMVEKLNGDYAALLREHEELKRKFEASRARNTVLSSEVKSLKGQVSTLLEKGKHDDELVDALLKQQKQLQEVLARLSQQDMQTKEAQQNLGQQLNSEAQRHGSLVQQLKHMVSEREAKVKELEEEIRQLSFKRHDGEEPGSKSAVCGSRPPTTGGSKAERLSSSRAVSKLGHKLVETATTVPLSGTSSAVGLHDAEMKALKAQCCEYKALYLAATVERDKLMELVKMRETREQEAKEKGLEAEQKLQGERRRAVLLEQQLEKAKLDAGKGGAAGRTSNRGRAAGVSISCTGLSVNQADVSPRSPAGPATEAQVNELNTKLAIQLDENEALKAALQSTLKAKEEDLRLYSDMMSQVKHVFLQALRQHKHDAGPTS, from the exons ATGATCAG GAtggataatgatgatgatgggtTGGAGAACCTGAGGCTGCAGTTCCAGGCACTGCAGGCACAGCAGGAGAAGCGTCTGCAGAAACGAatggagaagaagagagagaaggaaaccACCAGCGAACAGGATGACCTGAAACTTGCAGAGCTGGATGGCAACACTGCAGACGGTCTGAGCAAAAG ATTACTGCTGGACGAGAATGAGCAGCTGCAGGATCAGGTCAGGGAACTTCGTGATGAGAACAGCAGGCTCTGCAAACTGCTGAAGGAGAAAGACTTTGAGATTCAACGCCTGAAGAAGAAAATGGAGGAGGACAAACAGGCTTTAGCAG GCACAGCTGGCATGACTGGAGACGTGGCTGCCACCAAGATAGTCCAGCTGGCGAAGAAGAACAGAGAGCTTGCCACTGAGATTGAGCGAGAGAAGAACAAAGTCAAACAGACCAGCAACCGGGTTAGAGAACTGGAAAAGGAG CTGCAAGGTGCAATATCCCTTCATCTTACTCCTGAGGAAAAGATGACATCAAATCCGCTCCATTCAAGATCTACAGAGGGATTCACG CCATACAACTCAGAGGTGAAAGCCCTTCAGGACAAACTGGCTTCAGCcaatttcaaaatgacagaatATCGTAATCAGATCCAAGCGgtgaagcaggagctgaagatagcTCAGAAG GTGCTGACCAACGAGGTGGGCGAAGACGTGAGCATCCAGCAGCTGCTCAGCTCTCCGGGGAACTGGCGTGGGCGCTCCCAGCAGATCCTGGCCCTTCAGAACAGG GTGCGAGAGCTGGAGCAGCAGTTGGGTCAGGCCACCCACAGGAAGCAGCCATCTGTACTCAGCCTGGAGGACGAGATGATGGGAAGGAACCTCCCACAGCAGGACAGGAACATCAGCCACCTCCGCGCCATGGAGCGCGATAGGAAGGACATGgtagag AAGTTGAACGGAGATTATGCGGCCCTTCTACGGGAGCATGAGGAGCTAAAGAGGAAGTTTGAGGCATCCAGAGCAAGGAACACGGTCCTGAGCTCTGAAGTGAAGTCCCTCAAGGGCCAGGTCTCCACCTTGCTGGAGAAGGGCAAACACGATGATGAGCTGGTGGACGCACTGCTG aaacagcagaagcagctgcaggaggttcTGGCACGCCTGAGCCAGCAAGATATGCAGACCAAGGAGGCCCAGCAGAACCTGGGGCAGCAGCTGAACAGCGAGGCCCAGCGGCACGGCTCCCTCGTCCAGCAGCTCAAGCACATGGTGTCCGAGAGGGAGGCCAAAGTCAAAGAGTTGGAGGAGGAGATCCGACAGCTGTCATTCAAG AGACATGATGGTGAGGAACCGGGTTCCaagtctgctgtgtgtggttcCAGACCTCCAACAACAGGGGGCAGTAAGGCTGAGAGGCTGTCCTCTTCCCG AGCTGTTTCCAAACTCGGCCACAAACTCGTGGAGACGGCAACCACAGTGCCTCTGTCGGGAACCAGCTCTGCGGTCGG aTTGCACGATGCGGAGATGAAGGCCTTGAAGGCTCAGTGTTGTGAATACAAAGCCCTCTATTTGGCTGCCACTGTGGAGAGAGATAAACTCATGGAGTTAGTGAAGATGCGGGAGACCAG GGAGCAAGAGGCCAAGGAGAAGGGCTTGGAGGCGGAGCAGAAGCTCCAAGGGGAGAGGCGGAGGGCCGTGCtcctggagcagcagctggagaaggCCAAGCTGGACGCGGGAAAGGGCGGGGCCGCGGGGAGGACTAGCAACAGGGGCAGAGCAG CAGGCGTGTCAATCAGCTGCACGGGGCTGTCTGTGAACCAGGCCGACGTGTCCCCCAGGAGTCCTGCAGGCCCAGCAACAGAGGCGCAAGTGAATGAGCTGAACACCAA
- the LOC118233077 gene encoding atypical chemokine receptor 2 isoform X2 yields the protein MPEPDISVTAPQEFGSDYDYSHYYAFSDGSYQDYGLCEKTHVRAFGRIFLPVFYTFVCALDIVGNTLLVFILIKYIKPSSVTSVYLLNMAASDILFAVTLPFWAVYAHSEWIFGDFGCKTITLIYTVNLFSSIYFITCISLDRYLNIVWASSTNRFVKSPKCYVMCIVVWALSFLAAAPDLNFVKLQEFDGKKTCTHEFGVKMKLGKKSRTLKLAVALVVVFFVLWFPYNLVLFLHSLQDLHVISDCATSKRLDLAIQVTESLAFTHTCLNPILYAFVNKRFRSCLFKILKKVCKRGRAYSLECTGSTSISSDLNTGIELTMVENVQ from the exons ATGCCTGAGCCGGACATCTCTGTTACCGCCCCTCAAGAATTTGGTTCTGATTATGACTACAGTCACTACTATGCTTTTTCTGATGGCTCTTACCAAGACTATGGACTGTGTGAGAAGACGCACGTGAGAGCATTCGGCAGGATATTCCTGCCTGTTTTTTACACCTTTGTGTGCGCTCTTGACATTGTGGGAAACACTCTTCTGGTCTTTATTCTGATCAAGTACATAAAACCTTCTAGTGTAACCTCTGTATATCTTTTAAATATGGCTGCCTCTGACATTTTGTTTGCGGTGACGCTCCCGTTTTGGGCAGTCTACGCCCACTCTGAGTGGATCTTCGGTGACTTTGGGTGCAAGACGATCACATTGATTTACACAGTGAACTTGTTCAGCAGCATCTATTTCATTACATGTATCAGCCTAGATAGATATTTGAACATTGTCTGGGCCTCTTCTACCAACAGGTTTGTCAAATCGCCTAAGTGTTATGTGATGTGCATTGTGGTTTGGGCTCTCTCTTTTTTGGCCGCAGCTCCAGATCTGAACTTTGTGAAGCTGCAGGAGTTTGATGGGAAGAAGACCTGCACACATGAATTTGGAG TTAAAATGAAGCTGGGAAAGAAATCCAGGACTCTGAAGCTGGCGGTTGCCTTGGTCGTGGTTTTCTTTGTGCTCTGGTTCCCGTacaacctggtcttgtttttgcaCTCCCTTCAAGACCTCCACGTGATTTCTGACTGTGCCACCAGCAAACGACTAGACCTTGCTATCCAAGTCACAGAGAGCCTGGCcttcacacacacctgtctgaatCCCATTCTATATGCCTTTGTGAACAAAAGATTCCGTAGCTGCCTCTTCAAGATCCTGAAAAAAGTTTGTAAGAGAGGAAGGGCATACTCACTTGAGTGTACGGGCAGCACAAGTATTTCTTCCGATCTGAATACCGGGATTGAACTGACAATGGTGGAAAATGTTCAGTGA
- the ccdc13 gene encoding coiled-coil domain-containing protein 13 isoform X1: protein MISRMDNDDDGLENLRLQFQALQAQQEKRLQKRMEKKREKETTSEQDDLKLAELDGNTADGLSKRLLLDENEQLQDQVRELRDENSRLCKLLKEKDFEIQRLKKKMEEDKQALAGTAGMTGDVAATKIVQLAKKNRELATEIEREKNKVKQTSNRVRELEKELQGAISLHLTPEEKMTSNPLHSRSTEGFTPYNSEVKALQDKLASANFKMTEYRNQIQAVKQELKIAQKVLTNEVGEDVSIQQLLSSPGNWRGRSQQILALQNRVRELEQQLGQATHRKQPSVLSLEDEMMGRNLPQQDRNISHLRAMERDRKDMVEKLNGDYAALLREHEELKRKFEASRARNTVLSSEVKSLKGQVSTLLEKGKHDDELVDALLKQQKQLQEVLARLSQQDMQTKEAQQNLGQQLNSEAQRHGSLVQQLKHMVSEREAKVKELEEEIRQLSFKRHDGEEPGSKSAVCGSRPPTTGGSKAERLSSSRAVSKLGHKLVETATTVPLSGTSSAVGLHDAEMKALKAQCCEYKALYLAATVERDKLMELVKMRETREQEAKEKGLEAEQKLQGERRRAVLLEQQLEKAKLDAGKGGAAGRTSNRGRAAGVSISCTGLSVNQADVSPRSPAGPATEAQVNELNTKLAIQLDENEALKAALQSTLKAKEEDLRLYSDMMSQVKHVFLQALRQHKHDAGPTS from the exons ATGATCAG CAGGAtggataatgatgatgatgggtTGGAGAACCTGAGGCTGCAGTTCCAGGCACTGCAGGCACAGCAGGAGAAGCGTCTGCAGAAACGAatggagaagaagagagagaaggaaaccACCAGCGAACAGGATGACCTGAAACTTGCAGAGCTGGATGGCAACACTGCAGACGGTCTGAGCAAAAG ATTACTGCTGGACGAGAATGAGCAGCTGCAGGATCAGGTCAGGGAACTTCGTGATGAGAACAGCAGGCTCTGCAAACTGCTGAAGGAGAAAGACTTTGAGATTCAACGCCTGAAGAAGAAAATGGAGGAGGACAAACAGGCTTTAGCAG GCACAGCTGGCATGACTGGAGACGTGGCTGCCACCAAGATAGTCCAGCTGGCGAAGAAGAACAGAGAGCTTGCCACTGAGATTGAGCGAGAGAAGAACAAAGTCAAACAGACCAGCAACCGGGTTAGAGAACTGGAAAAGGAG CTGCAAGGTGCAATATCCCTTCATCTTACTCCTGAGGAAAAGATGACATCAAATCCGCTCCATTCAAGATCTACAGAGGGATTCACG CCATACAACTCAGAGGTGAAAGCCCTTCAGGACAAACTGGCTTCAGCcaatttcaaaatgacagaatATCGTAATCAGATCCAAGCGgtgaagcaggagctgaagatagcTCAGAAG GTGCTGACCAACGAGGTGGGCGAAGACGTGAGCATCCAGCAGCTGCTCAGCTCTCCGGGGAACTGGCGTGGGCGCTCCCAGCAGATCCTGGCCCTTCAGAACAGG GTGCGAGAGCTGGAGCAGCAGTTGGGTCAGGCCACCCACAGGAAGCAGCCATCTGTACTCAGCCTGGAGGACGAGATGATGGGAAGGAACCTCCCACAGCAGGACAGGAACATCAGCCACCTCCGCGCCATGGAGCGCGATAGGAAGGACATGgtagag AAGTTGAACGGAGATTATGCGGCCCTTCTACGGGAGCATGAGGAGCTAAAGAGGAAGTTTGAGGCATCCAGAGCAAGGAACACGGTCCTGAGCTCTGAAGTGAAGTCCCTCAAGGGCCAGGTCTCCACCTTGCTGGAGAAGGGCAAACACGATGATGAGCTGGTGGACGCACTGCTG aaacagcagaagcagctgcaggaggttcTGGCACGCCTGAGCCAGCAAGATATGCAGACCAAGGAGGCCCAGCAGAACCTGGGGCAGCAGCTGAACAGCGAGGCCCAGCGGCACGGCTCCCTCGTCCAGCAGCTCAAGCACATGGTGTCCGAGAGGGAGGCCAAAGTCAAAGAGTTGGAGGAGGAGATCCGACAGCTGTCATTCAAG AGACATGATGGTGAGGAACCGGGTTCCaagtctgctgtgtgtggttcCAGACCTCCAACAACAGGGGGCAGTAAGGCTGAGAGGCTGTCCTCTTCCCG AGCTGTTTCCAAACTCGGCCACAAACTCGTGGAGACGGCAACCACAGTGCCTCTGTCGGGAACCAGCTCTGCGGTCGG aTTGCACGATGCGGAGATGAAGGCCTTGAAGGCTCAGTGTTGTGAATACAAAGCCCTCTATTTGGCTGCCACTGTGGAGAGAGATAAACTCATGGAGTTAGTGAAGATGCGGGAGACCAG GGAGCAAGAGGCCAAGGAGAAGGGCTTGGAGGCGGAGCAGAAGCTCCAAGGGGAGAGGCGGAGGGCCGTGCtcctggagcagcagctggagaaggCCAAGCTGGACGCGGGAAAGGGCGGGGCCGCGGGGAGGACTAGCAACAGGGGCAGAGCAG CAGGCGTGTCAATCAGCTGCACGGGGCTGTCTGTGAACCAGGCCGACGTGTCCCCCAGGAGTCCTGCAGGCCCAGCAACAGAGGCGCAAGTGAATGAGCTGAACACCAA
- the LOC118233077 gene encoding atypical chemokine receptor 2 isoform X1, with product MPEPDISVTAPQEFGSDYDYSHYYAFSDGSYQDYGLCEKTHVRAFGRIFLPVFYTFVCALDIVGNTLLVFILIKYIKPSSVTSVYLLNMAASDILFAVTLPFWAVYAHSEWIFGDFGCKTITLIYTVNLFSSIYFITCISLDRYLNIVWASSTNRFVKSPKCYVMCIVVWALSFLAAAPDLNFVKLQEFDGKKTCTHEFGGEHLSPWRIFLKFQMNIIGFLIPFLAMLFFYLSIGCFAVKMKLGKKSRTLKLAVALVVVFFVLWFPYNLVLFLHSLQDLHVISDCATSKRLDLAIQVTESLAFTHTCLNPILYAFVNKRFRSCLFKILKKVCKRGRAYSLECTGSTSISSDLNTGIELTMVENVQ from the coding sequence ATGCCTGAGCCGGACATCTCTGTTACCGCCCCTCAAGAATTTGGTTCTGATTATGACTACAGTCACTACTATGCTTTTTCTGATGGCTCTTACCAAGACTATGGACTGTGTGAGAAGACGCACGTGAGAGCATTCGGCAGGATATTCCTGCCTGTTTTTTACACCTTTGTGTGCGCTCTTGACATTGTGGGAAACACTCTTCTGGTCTTTATTCTGATCAAGTACATAAAACCTTCTAGTGTAACCTCTGTATATCTTTTAAATATGGCTGCCTCTGACATTTTGTTTGCGGTGACGCTCCCGTTTTGGGCAGTCTACGCCCACTCTGAGTGGATCTTCGGTGACTTTGGGTGCAAGACGATCACATTGATTTACACAGTGAACTTGTTCAGCAGCATCTATTTCATTACATGTATCAGCCTAGATAGATATTTGAACATTGTCTGGGCCTCTTCTACCAACAGGTTTGTCAAATCGCCTAAGTGTTATGTGATGTGCATTGTGGTTTGGGCTCTCTCTTTTTTGGCCGCAGCTCCAGATCTGAACTTTGTGAAGCTGCAGGAGTTTGATGGGAAGAAGACCTGCACACATGAATTTGGAGGTGAGCACTTGTCGCCATGGAGAATTTTCTTAAAGTTCCAAATGAACATAATAGGATTTCTCATACCCTTCCTGGCAATGCTCTTCTTCTATCTGAGCATCGGCTGCTTTGCAGTTAAAATGAAGCTGGGAAAGAAATCCAGGACTCTGAAGCTGGCGGTTGCCTTGGTCGTGGTTTTCTTTGTGCTCTGGTTCCCGTacaacctggtcttgtttttgcaCTCCCTTCAAGACCTCCACGTGATTTCTGACTGTGCCACCAGCAAACGACTAGACCTTGCTATCCAAGTCACAGAGAGCCTGGCcttcacacacacctgtctgaatCCCATTCTATATGCCTTTGTGAACAAAAGATTCCGTAGCTGCCTCTTCAAGATCCTGAAAAAAGTTTGTAAGAGAGGAAGGGCATACTCACTTGAGTGTACGGGCAGCACAAGTATTTCTTCCGATCTGAATACCGGGATTGAACTGACAATGGTGGAAAATGTTCAGTGA
- the higd1a gene encoding HIG1 domain family member 1A, mitochondrial, translated as MATYDEHESKFMRKAKENPFVPAGMAGFFAIVGYGLYRLKSRGDTKMSVHLIHMRVAAQGFVVGAMTIGVIYSMYRDYIVKPREQEKALKNH; from the exons ATGGCGACCTATGATGAGCACGAGTCGAAGTTCATGAGGAAAGCTAAGGAGAATCCATTTGTCCCGGCAG GGATGGCAGGATTCTTTGCAATTGTGGGCTATGGCCTGTACAGATTGAAGAGCCGGGGGGACACAAAAATGTCCGTCCATCTCATCCATATGCGTGTGGCTGCCCAGGGATTTGTGGTGGGAGCAATGACCATCG GAGTCATTTATTCAATGTACAGAGACTACATCGTGAAGCCCAGAGAACAGGAGAAAGCCCTGAAAAACCACTGA
- the LOC118232872 gene encoding 5-beta-cholestane-3-alpha,7-alpha-diol 12-alpha-hydroxylase-like, protein MGLLLPALIALVAAVIGGLYILGAFRKRQPGEPPLEKGPIPWLGHILEFRNDTALFLQRMKEKHGDIFTVQLAGFYFTFIMDPLSFGNIVKEARAKLDFNKFARHLVKRVFDYQPTDSDHELLHASSNKHLKGDGLEVMTQSMMKNLQSMMLHSIDSTTEQGAWKEDGLFHYSYNIVFRAGYLALFGNETAKTCGTLDKAHEVDRLESDKFFYEFRKYDKLFPRLAYGVLPPREKMEVERLKRLFWSTLSVHKLSEKENISGWVLDQQEARREMGMDESMRNRHLFLLLWAAQGNTGPSSFWLLLHLMKHPEALKAVRNEVEELLRETGQEVKRGGPLIDLTRDMLLKTPVLDSAVDETLRLKTAPVLIRGVMEGMSLKMADGNEYRIRQGDRVALFPYSAVQMDPEVHPEPHTFKYNRFLTPEGSKKTDFYKNGKKLRYYNMPWGAGVSMCPGRFFATNELKQFVFLMLTYFDFELKNPHEEIPAIDVKRWGFGSMHPVRDIQFRYRRRF, encoded by the coding sequence ATGGGGCTTTTGCTGCCTGCCCTCATTGCCCTTGTGGCAGCTGTGATCGGGGGACTCTACATCCTGGGGGCATTCCGCAAACGGCAGCCCGGAGAGCCGCCACTGGAGAAGGGGCCCATACCTTGGCTGGGTCACATCCTGGAGTTTCGGAATGACACCGCCCTGTTCCTCCAGAGGATGAAAGAGAAGCACGGGGACATTTTCACAGTGCAGCTAGCTGGATTCTACTTCACATTCATCATGGATCCATTGTCCTTTGGCAACATAGTGAAAGAGGCCCGGGCTAAGCTTGATTTCAACAAGTTTGCCAGGCATTTGGTGAAAAGAGTGTTTGACTACCAACCCACGGACAGTGACCACGAACTCTTGCACGCAAGCAGCAACAAGCACTTGAAGGGTGATGGCCTGGAGGTCATGACCCAATCTATGATGAAAAACCTACAGAGCATGATGTTGCACAGCATTGACTCCACAACAGAGCAGGGCGCCTGGAAAGAGGATGGGCTGTTCCACTACAGTTACAATATCGTCTTTCGGGCAGGTTACTTGGCCCTGTTCGGCAATGAGACTGCTAAGACCTGTGGCACCCTGGACAAAGCCCATGAAGTCGACCGCTTGGAGTCCGACAAGTTCTTTTACGAATTCAGGAAGTATGACAAACTGTTCCCCAGGCTCGCATATGGGGTCCTGCCCCCCAGGGAGAAGATGGAGGTGGAGAGGCTGAAGAGGCTGTTCTGGAGTACACTGTCAGTGCATAAGTTGAGCGAGAAGGAGAACATCAGTGGCTGGGTTCTGGACCAACAGGAGGCAAGAAGAGAGATGGGGATGGATGAGTCAATGCGCAACCGGCacctgttcctcctcctctgggCGGCCCAGGGCAACACAGGACCATCTTCTTTCTGGCTGCTCCTCCACCTCATGAAGCACCCTGAAGCACTGAAGGCCGTCCGGAACGAGGTTGAGGAACTGCTAAGGGAGACGGGGCAGGAGGTAAAGCGAGGAGGGCCGCTCATTGATCTCACTCGTGACATGCTGCTCAAAACACCTGTCCTGGACAGCGCGGTGGACGAGACTCTCAGGCTCAAGACTGCCCCCGTTCTCATCCGGGGCGTGATGGAAGGCATGTCCCTGAAGATGGCTGATGGGAATGAGTACAGAATTCGCCAGGGCGACCGAGTGGCCCTCTTCCCCTACTCTGCTGTCCAGATGGACCCTGAGGTCCATCCTGAACCACACACCTTCAAGTACAACCGCTTTCTCACACCAGAGGGCAGCAAAAAGACCGATTTCTACAAGAACGGCAAAAAGCTGAGATACTACAACATGCCCTGGGGTGCTGGGGTCAGCATGTGCCCAGGCCGCTTCTTCGCCACCAATGAGCTGAAGCAGTTTGTCTTCCTCATGCTCACATATTTTGACTTTGAGCTGAAGAACCCTCATGAAGAGATCCCTGCCATTGACGTCAAGCGATGGGGTTTTGGCTCTATGCATCCAGTCAGAGACATTCAGTTCAGATACAGACGGCGTTTCTAG
- the ccdc13 gene encoding coiled-coil domain-containing protein 13 isoform X2, whose translation MISRMDNDDDGLENLRLQFQALQAQQEKRLQKRMEKKREKETTSEQDDLKLAELDGNTADGLSKRLLLDENEQLQDQVRELRDENSRLCKLLKEKDFEIQRLKKKMEEDKQALAGTAGMTGDVAATKIVQLAKKNRELATEIEREKNKVKQTSNRVRELEKELQGAISLHLTPEEKMTSNPLHSRSTEGFTPYNSEVKALQDKLASANFKMTEYRNQIQAVKQELKIAQKVLTNEVGEDVSIQQLLSSPGNWRGRSQQILALQNRVRELEQQLGQATHRKQPSVLSLEDEMMGRNLPQQDRNISHLRAMERDRKDMVEKLNGDYAALLREHEELKRKFEASRARNTVLSSEVKSLKGQVSTLLEKGKHDDELVDALLKQQKQLQEVLARLSQQDMQTKEAQQNLGQQLNSEAQRHGSLVQQLKHMVSEREAKVKELEEEIRQLSFKRHDGEEPGSKSAVCGSRPPTTGGSKAERLSSSRAVSKLGHKLVETATTVPLSGTSSAVGLHDAEMKALKAQCCEYKALYLAATVERDKLMELVKMRETREQEAKEKGLEAEQKLQGERRRAVLLEQQLEKAKLDAGKGGAAGRTSNRGRAGVSISCTGLSVNQADVSPRSPAGPATEAQVNELNTKLAIQLDENEALKAALQSTLKAKEEDLRLYSDMMSQVKHVFLQALRQHKHDAGPTS comes from the exons ATGATCAG CAGGAtggataatgatgatgatgggtTGGAGAACCTGAGGCTGCAGTTCCAGGCACTGCAGGCACAGCAGGAGAAGCGTCTGCAGAAACGAatggagaagaagagagagaaggaaaccACCAGCGAACAGGATGACCTGAAACTTGCAGAGCTGGATGGCAACACTGCAGACGGTCTGAGCAAAAG ATTACTGCTGGACGAGAATGAGCAGCTGCAGGATCAGGTCAGGGAACTTCGTGATGAGAACAGCAGGCTCTGCAAACTGCTGAAGGAGAAAGACTTTGAGATTCAACGCCTGAAGAAGAAAATGGAGGAGGACAAACAGGCTTTAGCAG GCACAGCTGGCATGACTGGAGACGTGGCTGCCACCAAGATAGTCCAGCTGGCGAAGAAGAACAGAGAGCTTGCCACTGAGATTGAGCGAGAGAAGAACAAAGTCAAACAGACCAGCAACCGGGTTAGAGAACTGGAAAAGGAG CTGCAAGGTGCAATATCCCTTCATCTTACTCCTGAGGAAAAGATGACATCAAATCCGCTCCATTCAAGATCTACAGAGGGATTCACG CCATACAACTCAGAGGTGAAAGCCCTTCAGGACAAACTGGCTTCAGCcaatttcaaaatgacagaatATCGTAATCAGATCCAAGCGgtgaagcaggagctgaagatagcTCAGAAG GTGCTGACCAACGAGGTGGGCGAAGACGTGAGCATCCAGCAGCTGCTCAGCTCTCCGGGGAACTGGCGTGGGCGCTCCCAGCAGATCCTGGCCCTTCAGAACAGG GTGCGAGAGCTGGAGCAGCAGTTGGGTCAGGCCACCCACAGGAAGCAGCCATCTGTACTCAGCCTGGAGGACGAGATGATGGGAAGGAACCTCCCACAGCAGGACAGGAACATCAGCCACCTCCGCGCCATGGAGCGCGATAGGAAGGACATGgtagag AAGTTGAACGGAGATTATGCGGCCCTTCTACGGGAGCATGAGGAGCTAAAGAGGAAGTTTGAGGCATCCAGAGCAAGGAACACGGTCCTGAGCTCTGAAGTGAAGTCCCTCAAGGGCCAGGTCTCCACCTTGCTGGAGAAGGGCAAACACGATGATGAGCTGGTGGACGCACTGCTG aaacagcagaagcagctgcaggaggttcTGGCACGCCTGAGCCAGCAAGATATGCAGACCAAGGAGGCCCAGCAGAACCTGGGGCAGCAGCTGAACAGCGAGGCCCAGCGGCACGGCTCCCTCGTCCAGCAGCTCAAGCACATGGTGTCCGAGAGGGAGGCCAAAGTCAAAGAGTTGGAGGAGGAGATCCGACAGCTGTCATTCAAG AGACATGATGGTGAGGAACCGGGTTCCaagtctgctgtgtgtggttcCAGACCTCCAACAACAGGGGGCAGTAAGGCTGAGAGGCTGTCCTCTTCCCG AGCTGTTTCCAAACTCGGCCACAAACTCGTGGAGACGGCAACCACAGTGCCTCTGTCGGGAACCAGCTCTGCGGTCGG aTTGCACGATGCGGAGATGAAGGCCTTGAAGGCTCAGTGTTGTGAATACAAAGCCCTCTATTTGGCTGCCACTGTGGAGAGAGATAAACTCATGGAGTTAGTGAAGATGCGGGAGACCAG GGAGCAAGAGGCCAAGGAGAAGGGCTTGGAGGCGGAGCAGAAGCTCCAAGGGGAGAGGCGGAGGGCCGTGCtcctggagcagcagctggagaaggCCAAGCTGGACGCGGGAAAGGGCGGGGCCGCGGGGAGGACTAGCAACAGGGGCAGAGCAG GCGTGTCAATCAGCTGCACGGGGCTGTCTGTGAACCAGGCCGACGTGTCCCCCAGGAGTCCTGCAGGCCCAGCAACAGAGGCGCAAGTGAATGAGCTGAACACCAA